The window GCCAGCCACAGGGTCAACAACAGGCCATTGCCAGTGGTTGCTGCAGAGTCAAAGGACAGGGTTTCCAGAACCGCACCGCTCCACTGAGGGATCAGGTACAGCGCCAGCAGCATCAGCGCTGCAACGAACGGGAATACCAAGATGCTCATCGCTTTCACGATCATCTGCTCACCGAAGCGCACGATGGTCATCATACCGATAATCAGGATCAGCGACAGGATGGCTCGCGGCGGAGGCGTAATTGCCAACTGGTGAGTCAGGAAGCTCTCGACGGTATTGGTAATCGCTACGCTGTAAACCAACAGAATTGGGTAGATAGCGAAGAAATAGAGCAGCGTAATCAGTTTACCTGCGCCAACACCAAAGTGTTCTTCTACCACTTCGGTGATGTCTTCACCCGGATTTTTACCGGATAACACGAAACGGGTCAGACCACGGTGTGCAAAGTAGGTCATTGGGAAGGCAAGAATAGCCATGATGATCAGCGGGATCAGACCGCCAACACCGGCGTTAATTGGCAGGAACAAGACACCCGCGCCAATTGCCGTACCGTAAAGGCCCAGCATCCACATGGTGTCAGTCTTGCGCCATGCGCTGCGGGTCTGGCCCGTAACGATAGTGCTGGTTTGCGTGTTTTCCATCTATTTCTCCTGGAGGAAGCTTAAAAAGTCAGGTTTGGGTTCAATCCACTGAAAAAAGACCCGACTGTAAAACGAATTCCGATTAGCGATTTTTTATATAATTTTTCGCCGTAATAATTTTCGGGCGGAAAGATACATTTAAGTTATGAATGTATCAGTGATCGGGATCCCAAATGCAATAATCCACTTTTTATGTGGATAAATTTGGACCATTAATCTATTAAAAAATAACCAAAGCGGATTTACGGGCGCGAAGGCTAGCATTAACGACATATGACGTGAAAGAGAACGCGAGAAGATACGAGTGTTGCGCTGTAAAAACTGTCATTTTCAGTGGATTCTTGCAACTAATGATAATTTATGACGATAAGTCACGGTCGAATTTGAAAGGTAAACGTTTGCGTATTGAGGGTTTTCTGACGAAACATTATTGATGTTTATGTTAGGAGTTGAGCTATGTGACTGGTATCACTAAAAAAGCCGGCTGGCTGCGAGGCCAAAACCGGCTTGGATATGGACAAATCTGTCACCGCGGTAGCCGCAGCTACCGGGCGTTAAACATCAGGCGCAGATTTCGTAGCAAGGAATGTAGGCCGAACCCGGCAACTTCATGCGGTGCTGTGCGACAAAGCCCTGCAGCAGGTCATCCATACGGCGCATCATCTCTCGGTCACCGTGGATCTTGTACGGCCCAAACTCTTCAATAGCGTGAATACCGACTTCCTTGACGTTACCCGCGACGATGCCGGAAAACGCGCGACGCAGGTCTGCAGCCAGTACTTCAACCGGTTGATCGGGGTACAGCTTCAGGTTCGCCATGTTTTCATGAGACGGTTCAAACGGCATCTGCAAATCAGGTGAAATGCGAATCGACCAGTTAAAGCTGTAGGCATCACCGGTGTCGCGGCGATTCTCTTTCACCAGCGGCATCGCTTTTTTCATCAGGCGAGCGACTTCTGAAGCATCGTCAATGATAATGCGGTAGTGGCGACGCGCGTCTTCACCCAGCGTGTGTACGATAAATTCATCCAGCACGCGGAAGTAGTCCGCACTCTCTTTTGGCCCCGTCAAGATCAGTGGCAGAACCTGATCTTTGTTCGCCGGGTTCATCAAGATCCCTAACAGGTACAGCAGCTCTTCCGCCGTTCCTACGCCGCCAGGGAAAATGATAATGCCGTGGGCAATACGGACAAATGCTTCCAGACGTTTTTCAATGTCCGGCATGATGATCAGTTCGTTGACCAGCGGGTTAGGCGGTTCGGCGGCAATGATTGACGGTTCAGTCATGCCGATAAAACGGCTGTCTTTGTAACGCTGCTGGGCGTGGCCCACCGCCGCGCCTTTCATGGGGGCTTCCATCGCACCAGGACCGCAGCCGGTACAGATGTTCAGCTCACGCAGGCCCAACTGGGTACCGACGCGACGAGCATACAGGTACTCATTTTCGTTGATGGAGTGACCGCCCCAGCAGACAACCATGTTCGGTGCTTCATCGACGTGCAGTGCCCGGGCGTTACGCAAGATGGAGAAGACGAGGTTGGTAATGTGAACCGAGCTTTCGAGATCCAGACGTTGAAAACGACCAGCGTTATGGATCTGGCCGTTAACGAAAAGAATGTCGCGCAGGACGGCAAACAGGTTGGCCTGCAGCGCACGAATAATGCGTCCATCAACAAACGCGTCTTCAGGCGGGTTAATCAGTTCCAGCTTAACGCCACGTTCACGGCGCAGCACGTTAATGTCGAAACTTTCAAAACGAGACAGCAGCTCTTTGCTGTTGTCGGTCAAACTGCCGGAGTTCAGGACGGCAAGCGAACAGTTACGAAACAGTTGATACAGGTCGCTGCTGGCCGTGCGTTTAAGCATATCGACTTCCAGCTGCGACAACATGTCCATTGAGCCAAGCGGGCTAATATGTGTAATCAAGTAAACTCCTTATGGGACGCAACACGTCATTCCCTGTTGATTACAATAGCTCTGGCTTATGACCTTTCACAACCTTGCGCGCGGAATCCGGCACGCAAAATTGAGAAATAAAGTTACTGACGCACTAGTCTGCCGATAGCAGGGACAAAATCGGTGTTGGTTCGCCATGGATTAATGTCCAGACCGCCGCGTCGCGTGTAGCGGGCGTAGACGCTCAGCTTTTCCGGCTGGCAGAAGCGCAGTATGTCATTGAAAATGCGCTCCACGCACTGTTCATGGAATTCATTATGATGGCGGAAGGAAACCAGATAACGCAGCAGCTGCTCCCTGTCGATTTTTCGTCCACGATACTGAATTTGTATAGAACCCCAGTCGGGCTGGTGGGTGATCAAACAGTTAGATTTCAGCAGATGGCTGACTAGCGTTTCTTCCACTGCTTTCTCGCCGCTTGTGGCGTTCTCCAGATAATCTGTGGTGAACTGGTAGTTATCGATGACAATATCCTGGTCATCGATGCAGGTGCCATTGAAATGAGCAATCGGCTGCCCTTCCAGCTCGTCGATACGGTACAGCGCCACGTGAACATCGCCTTCGGCGCAGGCGCGCAAATCGTGTTCCAGCGTTTGGCGAACGGCATCCCATGAATCAAAGCGGGTCTGGTTAAAACTGTTCAGATACAGCTTAAAGCTTTTTGATTCAATCAGATTCACGCTGGTGTAGTCTAATTCGACATGCCCGACGGCAACCTGCGGTAAGCCATTGGCATTTAGCCATGACAGTTCATACAGCGTCCAGATATCGGCGCCACGAAAAGGAAGATTATCGGCCTTTAAATCCAGCGGGTCGCGGTTCAGGCTACGCGGAACGCCCTGCAACAAACTGGCATCGTAATTGTCCCGGTAATCTGTTGATTTACCGAGGGTCAGGCCGTCAAGCGCCTGATGGTTTTCATAAGAAGACATGTTTCACCGTCATAAACCAGATACACTATGCGTCAAGTGTATCCTGGCTTTTGTGAAGAGAGAAATCAGTGGACGAATTGACTGCGCAGGCGTTAACGGCCTTTACGACACGGTATTGCGATGCATGGCATGAGAAAAATAACAGCTGGCCTCTCAGCGAAGAATTATATGGCGTACCTTCCCCATGCATTATTTCCACGACCAGCGATGCCGTGTACTGGCAACCTCAGCCGTTTGTGGGCGAAACGAATGTAAACGCGGTTGAACGCGCCTTTGATATTGTGGTACAACCCGCCGTTCACGCTTTTTATACCACCCAATTTGCCGGGGACATGCACGCGCAGTTTGCCGATGAAAAGCTCACGCTGCTGCAAACCTGGAGCGAAGATGACTTCAGGCGCGTTCAGGAAAACCTGATTGGCCATTTGGTCACGCAAAAGCGGCTCAAGCTCTCGCCGACGCTGTTTATTGCGACACAGGAAAATGAACTGGATGTCATTTCGGTGTGTAACCTGTCCGGGGAAGTGTGCAAAGAAACGCTGGGGACTCGTAAACGAACGGTGCTGGCGGCCTCTCTTGCGGATTTCCTGACTCAACTTAAGCCAGTTCTGTAATCCATTTTGCCCGCATGCGTGTGAGAGATCTCTTACAAACCCTGTAGGAGATCGCCAGGTAATAAGTGAAAGCTTAATGCAGGGCCTTCATAGTAAATGTATGTAATTCAGTTAGTTGATGTTTTATTCTCTGCTTTCATATGAAAAAAACCTTAAAGGAATGTCTGTAAGTATCTTGTAAGACAAAGCGAAACAGGCGATTCTATCTACGTCGACAAGGAGTCGCACAACGAAGTGAACATCAGGATGATGACACTTCTGCAGGACACACCAGGATGGTGTTACAAGGATAGGCTTCAGGACGAAGCAAAGAGGAAAACGCTGGATGCGTTAAAGGACACCTCCAGGAAGGAGAATGAGAGCCGGGCAGGATGGTCGGCGGGTCAGGATGGCCAGGGACACTTCAGGATGAAGTTTTCACATCGGGGTGGTGTGAGCAGGATGCAAACGTTCAGGATGAACAGGTCGTAAGACCACAGGAAAAGTTGTCATGGATGAGCAGGGAGCACTAAAAGTAGCTGGAATGCTGCGAAACGAACCGGGAGCACTGTTTTTACAGTGCTCCCTTTTTTTATTTCCTGCCCACAAATGCTATTCTTCGCGCCAGATTTTTCATCAATGAGGTTAATTTCATGACGACTCATGACCGTGTGCGCCAGCAACTCCACGCGCTTGAAGCGCTGTTGCGTGAGCATAATCACTGGCGAATGGATGAGCCTGAGGCGCATTTATTTACCAGCACGCAGCCTTTTTGTATGGATACCATGGAGCCGGTTGAATGGCTGCAATGGGTATTGATTCCCCGCATGCATGCTCTGCTTGATAACGCGCAGCCGCTTCCAGAGGCGTTTGCCATCGCTCCGTATTACGAAATGGCGCTGACCGCCGACCATCCACAGCGTGAAGTGCTTCTCGTTGCATTACAGGAGCTGGATGCACTGTTTACCAGCGATAAATCCTGATGCTTGAGATCCTCTATCAGGACGAATGGCTGGTTGCTGTTAACAAACCTTCTGGCTGGCTGGTTCACCGCAGCTGGCTCGACCGCGATGAGAAAATGGTCGTGATGCAAACGGTGCGTGACCAGATTGGTCAGCATGTTTTTACCGTGCATCGCCTCGACCGACCGACATCCGGCGTGCTGCTGATGGGATTGTCCAGCGAAGCCGGGCGTTTGCTGTCGCAGCAGTTTGAACAGCATCAAATTCAAAAGCGTTATCATGCGATTGTGCGTGGCTGGTTAATGGATGACGCGGTGCTGGATTACCCGCTGGTGGAAGAGTTGGATAAAATTGCCGACAAATTTTCCCGTGAAGATAAAGATCCGCAACCGGCGGTCACCCACTATCGCGGACTGGCAACGGTAGAAATGCCGGTGGCCACCGGGCGTTATCCAACGACTCGCTACGGATTGGTAGAGCTTGAGCCTAAAACCGGTCGTAAACACCAGCTCCGGCGGCATCTGTCCCATTTACGCCATCCTATTATTGGCGACAGTAAGCACGGTGATTTGCGGCAAAACCGCAGTGCGGCGGAGCATTTCGGTTGCCAGCGCTTAATGTTGCATGCCAGCCAGCTTGCGCTTACCCATCCGTTCACTGGCGAGCCGTTGGTGATTCGCGCGGGTCTGGATGACGTCTGGATGCAGGCGCTATCGCAGTTTGGCTGGCGTGGACTTCTCCCTGAGAATGAAAGGGTTGAGTTCAGCGAGCGGTCAGGTCAGGATGAGCAAATAGATTCTTAAGTCCCTGGAGAAAAAGGTTATGGCGGAAATTGGTATTTTTGTCGGCACGATGTACGGAAACTCGCTGTTGGTAGCCGAAGAGGCTGAAGCTATCCTTACCGGACAGGGCCATAAGGCTACGGTGTTTGAAGATCCAGAGCTGGCTGACTGGCAGGCGTATCAAGACAAATACGTCCTGGTGGTGACCTCAACGACCGGGCAGGGCGATCTTCCGGACAGCATTGTGCCACTGTTTCAGGGGATCAAAGATAATCTTGGTTTTCAGCCAAATCTGCATTATGGCGTGATCGCACTCGGCGACAGCAGCTACGTTAACTTCTGCAACGGCGGAAAACAGTTCGACGCCTTGTTGCAGGAACAAAGCGCGCAGCGCGTGGGTGAGATGTTGTTGATTGATGCCAGCGAGCACCCTGAGCCGGAAAGTGAATCCAATCCCTGGGTAGAACATTGGGGAACTCTCCTGTCTTGAGGCTTCCCCTCCCCCCTACCGGGAGGGTGTCCTGCTTGTGCCAGCAAGCAAAAAGAACGACCTGGCCATATCCTAATAAAACTGAATCGTGTTAGCTTCGGGCAAATGCCTGTAAAAACCTTCATTTGAAAGTGGTTTTACAGGCGTTTTCATAGGATCAAGCGACCCGTTTCACACTCCTTTCTTTTCCGTCCTGATATTTCCTTATTCAACCCTCTGGTTTTCATTTCCGTGAAGTCGCTTCCAGTCACCAGGGCTTTTGCCACAAACAGGCTTGGTGTGTGGACGAAATACTGTGTTGTTGCACGGTGAGTGTTTCCTGCCTGCTTTTTATACTCCTCATGCCAGTTATAAGAAAATGCAGCATGCAAGGCGAACAACCTCCAAAAAAGCTGCCTATACACCAAACGTTACCTCTGACCCCTACCGGTTTTGCAATTCAGAGTGAGCGAATAAAAACGCGAAAATTCAGGAGTGCAACAATGAGTTCATTAAGTCAGGCGGCGAGCGGCGCGGAAAAGCGCACTAATGCTCGCTACTGGATAGTGGTGATGCTGTTTATCGTCACATCCTTCAACTATGGCGACCGCGCCACCTTATCCATTGCCGGTTCGGAGATGGCCAAAGATATTGGCCTCGATGCTGTCGGTATGGGTTACGTTTTCTCTGCATTCTCATGGGCCTATGTTATCGGCCAGATCCCCGGCGGCTGGTTGCTCGACCGCTTTGGTTCTAAACGTGTCTACTTCTGGTCCATCTTTATTTGGTCCCTGTTTACCCTGCTGCAAGGCTTCGTCGATATCTTCAGCGGCTTTGGCATTATCATCGCGCTGTTTACGTTGCGATTCCTTGTCGGTTTAGCCGAAGCGCCTTCCTTCCCCGGCAATAGTCGCATTGTGGCGGCGTGGTTCCCGGCGCAGGAGAGGGGCACGGCGGTGTCGATTTTTAACTCCGCACAGTACTTTGCCACCGTTATCTTCGCGCCGATCATGGGTTGGCTGACTCACGAAGTGGGCTGGTCGCACGTGTTCTTCTTTATGGGCGGCCTCGGGATCGTTATCAGCTTCGTCTGGCTGAAAGTAATTCACGAACCTAACCAGCACCCGGGCGTGAACCAAAAAGAGCTGGATTACATCGCCGCTGGTGGCGCGCTGATCAACATGGATCAGGCGGCAGCGAAAACGAAAGTCCCGTTCAGCGTGAAGTGGGGACAAATTAAGCAGTTGATTGGTTCTCGCATGATGGTGGGGATCTACATCGGCCAGTATTGCATTAACGCGCTGACCTACTTCTTTATCACCTGGTTTCCAGTTTACCTGGTGCAGGCGCGCGGCATGTCGATTCTGAAGGCCGGTTTTGTGGCGTCGGTTCCGGCTATCTGCGGCTTTGTGGGCGGCGTGCTCGGCGGGATTATTTCCGACTGGCTGATGCGTCGTACCGGATCGCTGAATATTGCGCGTAAAACGCCGATCGTGATGGGTATGCTGTTGTCGATGGTGATGGTGTTCTGTAACTACGTCGACGTTGAATGGATGATTATTGGCTTTATGGCGCTGGCCTTCTTCGGGAAAGGCATCGGTGCGCTCGGCTGGGCAGTGATGGCAGATACTGCGCCGAAAGAGATCAGCGGCCTGAGCGGCGGTCTGTTCAACATGTTCGGCAATATTTCCGGTATCGTCACGCCGATTGCGATTGGCTACATCGTGGGCACCACCGGTTCGTTTAACGGTGCGTTGATTTACGTTGGGGTGCATGCGCTGATTGCGGTGCTGAGCTATCTGGTGCTGGTGGGCGATATTAAGCGTATCGAACTGAAACCTGTGGCAGGGCAATGACGATGACAACACAATCGAGTCCCGTTATCACCGACATGAAGGTTATTCCGGTAGCCGGTCATGACAGCATGCTGCTCAACATCGGCGGTGCGCATAACGCGTATTTTACCCGCAATATCGTGGTACTGACCGACAACGCCGGGAATACCGGCGTCGGTGAAGCGCCGGGCGGTGAAGTGATTTATCAGACGCTCCTTGACGCCATCCCGATGGTATTAGGCCAGGAAGTCGCCCGTCTGAACAAAGTGGTGCAGCAGGTGCATAAAGGCAACCAGGCCGCTGACTTTGACACCTTCGGTAAAGGCGCCTGGACCTTTGAGCTGCGGGTTAATGCGGTAGCTGCGCTGGAAGCAGCGCTGCTCGACCTGCTGGGCAAAGCGCTCAACGTGCCGGTCTGTGAACTGTTAGGGCCGGGCAAGCAGCGCGATGCGGTAACCGTGCTGGGCTATCTGTTCTACGTAGGCGATCGCACGAAGACAGATTTGCCGTATCTGGAGACGACGCCGGGCAACCATGACTGGTATCACCTGCGTCATCAGCAAGCGATGAACAGCGAGGCGGTTGTGCGCCTGGCGGAGGCCTCTCAGGACCGCTACGGTTTTAAAGATTTCAAACTCAAGGGCGGCGTGCTACCCGGTGAGCAGGAAATTGAGACCGCCCGTGCGCTGAAAAAACGTTTCCCGGATGCACGTATTACGGTCGACCCTAACGGCGCCTGGCTGCTGGATGAAGCTATCTCATTGTGCAAAGGGCTGAACGATGTGCTGACCTACGCTGAAGATCCATGCGGTGCCGAACAAGGGTTCTCGGGTCGCGAAGTGATGGCAGAATTCCGCCGCGCGACTGGTCTACCTGTGGCGACCAACATGATCGCCACTAACTGGCGCGAAATGGGCCACGCGGTGATGC of the Citrobacter freundii genome contains:
- the ppnN gene encoding nucleotide 5'-monophosphate nucleosidase PpnN codes for the protein MITHISPLGSMDMLSQLEVDMLKRTASSDLYQLFRNCSLAVLNSGSLTDNSKELLSRFESFDINVLRRERGVKLELINPPEDAFVDGRIIRALQANLFAVLRDILFVNGQIHNAGRFQRLDLESSVHITNLVFSILRNARALHVDEAPNMVVCWGGHSINENEYLYARRVGTQLGLRELNICTGCGPGAMEAPMKGAAVGHAQQRYKDSRFIGMTEPSIIAAEPPNPLVNELIIMPDIEKRLEAFVRIAHGIIIFPGGVGTAEELLYLLGILMNPANKDQVLPLILTGPKESADYFRVLDEFIVHTLGEDARRHYRIIIDDASEVARLMKKAMPLVKENRRDTGDAYSFNWSIRISPDLQMPFEPSHENMANLKLYPDQPVEVLAADLRRAFSGIVAGNVKEVGIHAIEEFGPYKIHGDREMMRRMDDLLQGFVAQHRMKLPGSAYIPCYEICA
- the queF gene encoding NADPH-dependent 7-cyano-7-deazaguanine reductase QueF (Catalyzes the NADPH-dependent reduction of 7-cyano-7-deazaguanine (preQ0) to 7-aminomethyl-7-deazaguanine (preQ1) in queuosine biosynthesis), with amino-acid sequence MSSYENHQALDGLTLGKSTDYRDNYDASLLQGVPRSLNRDPLDLKADNLPFRGADIWTLYELSWLNANGLPQVAVGHVELDYTSVNLIESKSFKLYLNSFNQTRFDSWDAVRQTLEHDLRACAEGDVHVALYRIDELEGQPIAHFNGTCIDDQDIVIDNYQFTTDYLENATSGEKAVEETLVSHLLKSNCLITHQPDWGSIQIQYRGRKIDREQLLRYLVSFRHHNEFHEQCVERIFNDILRFCQPEKLSVYARYTRRGGLDINPWRTNTDFVPAIGRLVRQ
- the syd gene encoding SecY-interacting protein, with translation MDELTAQALTAFTTRYCDAWHEKNNSWPLSEELYGVPSPCIISTTSDAVYWQPQPFVGETNVNAVERAFDIVVQPAVHAFYTTQFAGDMHAQFADEKLTLLQTWSEDDFRRVQENLIGHLVTQKRLKLSPTLFIATQENELDVISVCNLSGEVCKETLGTRKRTVLAASLADFLTQLKPVL
- a CDS encoding YqcC family protein codes for the protein MTTHDRVRQQLHALEALLREHNHWRMDEPEAHLFTSTQPFCMDTMEPVEWLQWVLIPRMHALLDNAQPLPEAFAIAPYYEMALTADHPQREVLLVALQELDALFTSDKS
- the truC gene encoding tRNA pseudouridine(65) synthase TruC, translated to MLEILYQDEWLVAVNKPSGWLVHRSWLDRDEKMVVMQTVRDQIGQHVFTVHRLDRPTSGVLLMGLSSEAGRLLSQQFEQHQIQKRYHAIVRGWLMDDAVLDYPLVEELDKIADKFSREDKDPQPAVTHYRGLATVEMPVATGRYPTTRYGLVELEPKTGRKHQLRRHLSHLRHPIIGDSKHGDLRQNRSAAEHFGCQRLMLHASQLALTHPFTGEPLVIRAGLDDVWMQALSQFGWRGLLPENERVEFSERSGQDEQIDS
- a CDS encoding flavodoxin encodes the protein MAEIGIFVGTMYGNSLLVAEEAEAILTGQGHKATVFEDPELADWQAYQDKYVLVVTSTTGQGDLPDSIVPLFQGIKDNLGFQPNLHYGVIALGDSSYVNFCNGGKQFDALLQEQSAQRVGEMLLIDASEHPEPESESNPWVEHWGTLLS
- the gudP gene encoding galactarate/glucarate/glycerate transporter GudP, whose translation is MSSLSQAASGAEKRTNARYWIVVMLFIVTSFNYGDRATLSIAGSEMAKDIGLDAVGMGYVFSAFSWAYVIGQIPGGWLLDRFGSKRVYFWSIFIWSLFTLLQGFVDIFSGFGIIIALFTLRFLVGLAEAPSFPGNSRIVAAWFPAQERGTAVSIFNSAQYFATVIFAPIMGWLTHEVGWSHVFFFMGGLGIVISFVWLKVIHEPNQHPGVNQKELDYIAAGGALINMDQAAAKTKVPFSVKWGQIKQLIGSRMMVGIYIGQYCINALTYFFITWFPVYLVQARGMSILKAGFVASVPAICGFVGGVLGGIISDWLMRRTGSLNIARKTPIVMGMLLSMVMVFCNYVDVEWMIIGFMALAFFGKGIGALGWAVMADTAPKEISGLSGGLFNMFGNISGIVTPIAIGYIVGTTGSFNGALIYVGVHALIAVLSYLVLVGDIKRIELKPVAGQ
- a CDS encoding enolase C-terminal domain-like protein codes for the protein MTTQSSPVITDMKVIPVAGHDSMLLNIGGAHNAYFTRNIVVLTDNAGNTGVGEAPGGEVIYQTLLDAIPMVLGQEVARLNKVVQQVHKGNQAADFDTFGKGAWTFELRVNAVAALEAALLDLLGKALNVPVCELLGPGKQRDAVTVLGYLFYVGDRTKTDLPYLETTPGNHDWYHLRHQQAMNSEAVVRLAEASQDRYGFKDFKLKGGVLPGEQEIETARALKKRFPDARITVDPNGAWLLDEAISLCKGLNDVLTYAEDPCGAEQGFSGREVMAEFRRATGLPVATNMIATNWREMGHAVMLNSVDIPLADPHFWTLSGAVRVAQLCDDWGLTWGCHSNNHFDISLAMFTHVGAAAPGKPTAIDTHWIWQEGDCRLTKNPLEIKHGKIAVPDAPGLGVELDWEQVNKAHEAYKRLPGGARNDAGPMQYLIPGWTFDRKRPVFGRH